CGgcccaccagcaggtggcggtatTGGCCAGTGTATATTGCGAGACACGTGCTGGAGTCTGAAGAACCCGAGCTGGTCAGTGAAGAAGCCAGCGGTGCTTCTTCCTGCACACACCTGACAATCACGTGAATCAAAATTATTTCAGCCCTCCAGTAATCATACAATTTATTACAAGCTGCAATTGTCTCCAGTTCATCCCTCTGAAGGGATGAGGCCAATAGAGTAAATCAGGCCTCATGAGACTCTGGAAATAACACTGTTCTCACCTCTTGGACTGTCTCTgtcaggcacaaacacacaaaactgacTCACTTGTCACAATCTGTAGGCAAAGAcagtgtctctctccctctgcccccctgtctgtctctgtccttgtctatctctctctctcttctccttgatGGTTATAAACTGATAACAGTTAGGATAACAATAACAGACATTATCCGTTTGTTGGAACATGAATTGATTACAGATTTCTAATAACGATGATgtattttaataattatttatcTCCCTTTTTATGAACCTACTGAGCCCGGTGCTGATAACGTATGTCTGTGGTCCCAGAGTAGCCTGAGAGAGACAGATCCAGGTCCAGTGTTCCAGAACCTCATGTTAAAGGTCCATTTTAGGGGTGACAGCCAGCCAGGTGGTGCTTGAAACTGTCAACGTAGCAGAGGTCTGGAACAGGTCTTCCCTGTCGTTTCGAGGACACAAAAACTCTACACAAGCACAAACTGTCCAATTCACTAAAACTCCACAGGAAATATCCATCGCATTACCAACTAAAGCCTATCTGAGGCTTTTTACCATGTAAAACTACCCTGCAAAATGAGAACAAATGGCCAAACAGGGGAAGGTCAGCTGGTTTGACTGGCTGTGCAGAAGGAGACAAGTGTGAGCTGTGAACTGCTTGAATAACTATGAAATGTTCCAGAATGTTGAGATAAAACATTTAACCAGCAGTCCAAGGTCATCTGTTAGTTCCTGGGAAAGAGAGGTGGCAAACATAGAGAAGACAGCGGGCAGCCTGCCAGGGTGTACATGCGACTCGTCTCCTTGCTGCAAGAGAATCAACTTTGTCTGCTGCTGCAATCAGAAGATTCATCTGAAGAGAATTCATCTTCATACACATCTTCATACACAAGAACATGTTCAAAGATAAGAACAAGTTTCAACAGGGAAAAGAGAGGTGCTGCTATTACATTGATCATGAAGACACGTACAATCAGATTGCTGCCTTCGTCTTTCATGGAGCTGTGAGTGCAAAAAGAGCAGAGCTGTTCAGTTAGCAGCATCAGCAAATGAGAcggtctctgctgctgttgtagctgctgctgctctagtGCTGCTGCTCACCCAGGCTGGCTTGATTATCTTCTACTTCAAAATAATACTGTTTTACAGTAAATAAAAGTTTCGCAAATATTAGCtgtctgttgtgtgttgtttgctGAGGGTGGTGTAGCTGTGCAGTAAACAGGCTATCAACCTCAGGCTGAAAAGAATACTTGTTTACTTTGTTTTCATTAAATGttcaaaaagccttttttccacaCAGAAATTCTTTAATCAACAATATTTGTAGATGGATCCAGAAGAATATCCAGGGAGTAGAACATAATATGGCAGTTATATGGTATGAACAGACAACATATGCACCAAGAAATCATGAATGTGTGTCTCAATTTGAAATACTGCGAGAATGTTTTTAGGAGTTCCACACTTAGACCACATTCctgtgttcctctaatttttttgtaAAGGTGGTCAACTTTAGATTTGCTGCTTTGTTGATCTGGAGCATTTTCGTGTTGGTGATGGAAGCCACTGAGGAGAAAGTTCTTCACTGATTTTACTGAGGGTAAATTTAGAGCAGGCCTGGACTTTTGGCTTCAGGATAGCATTATGACCTGTGACCTGTGCGGTTGATCCCTGGAGACATCTGCTTCTCGAAGAGAAGATAACAGCGCAGGTTAAGGTTGCAAAGCTGCAtctgaaaaggaaaatgattACCCTTTTACTCTCATTTAAGACCACTGTGCCAAAACTCCAAAAGCGTGTCAGATGTGCAACTAGGAGGGCAAACTAGGAGGGAAGGTCTACTCAAATACTAAGCTGTGTTTTATAGCCAAACCACTACCACATCTGGGCCAGTCAGACTAGCTTTTTCCTACCGTTACTCTCTTTAGAGAAAAGGCTCTCAGCCCATCCAGAACTGTTAAAACCTGTCCTGATGGCACCTGACAACAACTGCTGATTGGGCTGTTTCTGAGTACCAGGACCTGGGGCACTGTTCTGGATTACATCAAGTACTGCACAGACATGGTTGTTGATGCTAAATGCATCTGGGTTCATCCCAAGACAAAGGATGGCAATAGGagtgcagagaggaggcagcaaCAAGGCTACAGCACTTCCCGAGCCAATCTGAAGTAAGAAACATCAGAGACGCCAAGGTTGCCTGTAGAAGGGTGGGGCCTGCTTCCAAACCAACATCTCCAGACAAGTGCAGAAGGGGGTACAACAAATCAGCAACTACAGACCTAGGAAAGTCTTGTTGAAAGTGGATGTTGGTGACACCTCACTGGCGGAGGAGCTAAATCACTTCTGCACCCACTTTGAGATACAGTCAACCACAGCCAGCCATCCACCTGCTCGCAGCAGCCACATCTTTACCTCGAAGACTGTAAACCTGCGGAAAGTCTTAAGACCCAACGGTGTGCGAGGGTCTGCTCTTTGAGGACTTCAGATCAGCATTCAATACCATCATCCCCAACCAACTGGTGACTAAAATGCTCGACCCAGGCCGATTTCCGTCCACCTGCCTCTAGATGAAAGACTTTCTATCTGACTGCTCCCAAAGGGTTAATGTTGGACCCCACATCTCCTCGGCCCACAGCCTTGGTACTGGTTACCCCCAGAGCTGTGTTCTGAGGACTCTACTCTTTACCCTTTATAACCACAACTGCACCCCAAGCCACTCCAGTAACCTGAAGTGTGCAGGTGACACTACTGTGGTGGGACTTATTTCTTGGGGGATGAGCCTGCAtacagagaagagggggagcGGCACTTCAGGTGAAATAAAGTGGACATTCAGCCGCTGTTCAACAGAAGAGGCTGTGTGGACGGAACGCCAGACTTCAGATTCCTGGGCGTCTACATGAACAAAATATGACCTGAGGCCTATGTTCTACTGTGGTCATCAAGAAGGCACAGCAGAGGTGGTGCTTCCTCAGAAGAAGAAATGTTCCAAATTTTCCAGCTGCATGGCGGCAGAAAGGAAGGCTCCAGAGGGTGGTCACGGCTGTGTAAAATCACTACGCCGATGCACTTTAGGGGTTAAActtttaaattcagtttaaCATCCTTTCACCTGGTTACATGTTTTTATTACATGTACTAAACCTTAAGATAAAAAGATTATCATCTGAAGATTGCAGACAGGAGATGGTTTCAAAGGAATGTTTCGAATAAATGGATGAATTTAAGTATGATTTCTGTTGTTGCTATGATTATATTTCCCCTGAAGTAATTAAAGACTACATCCGTACTTTAATCAAACATGACACCGCGTATGTCACAGCCATAAAAAACCCTATTTTCTCACAGGTCCCTGAACATTACGCGCACTTTTCTCGCGAGAGTAGACATCGTGGTACGTGGCTTCCCGGCTGCGGAGTGAGGACTGACTTTTGGAGTGTTTACATTTGTTTATGTTGAAGCGATCGTATGTTCGCTGCCGATATACATCCGCACAATaaatgctgcttctgcttcatttgtgtttttgaagaCGGTGTTAAAAGCTGACCTCGTTGGAGCTGCCTCCTCGGTgggctgctgctggaccaggcGTTCCCTGCTCGTTCCCCACCCTGCTCTTGTGATATGGCGGATAGCGGCTCGTCAGGAGAATTCTCCGCTTCTCTCACAAGCTCGACGCTTCCTCCTCCGAGGACTCGCATCTTCAAAATCATCGTCATCGGAGATTCGGGCGTCGGCAAGACCTGCCTGACCTACCGCTTCTGCGCAGGGAAGTTCCCCGAGAAAACAGAGGCCACGATCGGAGTGGACTTCAGGGAGAGGCTGGTGGAGATCGACGGGGAGAAAATCAAGGTGAGTGTTCTGCCAAAGAGAGAAGAAACCTGACCTTTAATCCTACAACCCTACAACGAGTAAGAGTAAAAGAAAATGAGTCTTTCTGCTGCCCGAACCCAGAGGCAGGATGTTCTGAGAGAGCTTTTCGAGCTACGTCCCTGGAAAAAGCACCAATGCAAACCATTTCAGAATCCCTTTATATGTATTTGTCAGGAGGGCTTGTTAGGAGCTGGGATGCTGCCGTGCTGGTCTCCAGAGCACGGTGGTATTCCAGTGAATGATACCCTCATCATGTATGCTGTAATGCTGTGAAGAGATTTTAGCTTATCATTATAGGAGCTATCAGGGTAGCATGGGTCCAGCTGGACCCCCGGCAGGTGGGAACCACAGCTGCTGCCGTGCCGCCAGTAAAAACCGCTCCACATCCTCTCAGCTCCTGTATGTGGACTAGCATGAGACAGTGTGAGGCTTTATGAATGTCAATAGTTAACGTAGAGAAACACGGTTTGGGCTTCTGTGCTCTGAGGACTGCTTTGACCTGTGTCCACAAAGACCTGAGAGGACAGAAGCTTCAGAACTCAGCAACAGGTTGTTGGTTCTGTAAATAAGCAGGTTCAGTTGGAGTCTGaacaaataaaagctgctttctgTGAAACAGGAAAGGCCAggtctgtttgtttatttgacTTCTGAATCACTAATTTACATCACTGGATCCCTCTGCTCATATTGGAGATCATTGATCAAATCATATCTGTGTTTGGATCCCTCCAACAGATCCAGCTGTGGGACACTGCAGGTCAAGAGCGGTTCAGGAAGTCCATGGTACAGCACTACTACCGCAACGTGCACGCTGTTGTCTTTGTCTACGACATCACCAACGCCGCCAGCTTCCGCAATCTACCCGCATGGATTGAGGAGTGCAGACAGCACGCTCTGGGCAATGAGGTTCCCAGGATCTTGGTTGGAAACAAGTGTGATCTCCAGGACTCGGTTCAAGTGGGCACGGAGGTGGCGCAACAGTTCGCAGACACGCATTCCATGCCGCTGTTTGAGACCTCTGCAAAGAACTCAAACATTCTTAAAGACGGCAGCAGCCGAGGAAGCAGTGACCACGTGGAAGCCATCTTCATGACGGTGGCCCACAAGTTGAGATCTCAGAAGCCTCTGGTCCTGAGCCAGCCCTCAGACAGAGCAGGGGGGACTGTCAACCTGAGCAGCTGTggggacagcagaggagagggggcCAGGAGCtggggctgcagcagctgctgagggtgCGTCTTGGTTCACAGGCTGTGGGGAACATTACAAATCCAAGAATTTAATCAATATTGTTTTCCTTTAACCATATTAATTACTTTCAGAGTGGTCCAACCTTTACTTGGGAGTGCCAACATTGGGCCCTGTCAAATGCTACCTACCCCGTCCATCTTCTCTAAATTTCATGCACCGTCATCACCGTGGCGATGCAGTCCCAGTTGTTAATGTGTAAAACAGGATAGATGGTGCTCTGGTGGCACCGTAGCTCTTGCCTTGGTGACCTATATGACTTGGGAACTCATTAGGTAAGCCAGTAAAGACTGAGACCTGAGCCACCACTCAAGCAGTAGGAATGTGTTCACTCTGCTGCCAACATTTAGACCAACATCTCTGAAGGTTTGTGGGAGCTCTGATTGTGTTGGTGTGCCAGACGTCTGTTCAACCTGCCGGTTGGTGGTCGAGGAGTAGGTTTCAGGGCATTTTTTAGTAGTGGGTGGTGTTTTACCAAATTAATAAAGGTCTGGTGTGAACTGGTCAGCAGGACCAAGTTTCCAGTCTTCAGACGAGTTCGGGACCCAGTATTTAACCTATTTTAGCTCTCATGGTAAAGTACCCCAAACAGCCTGTTCAATTTAGGGAATATAAAAAGGTTGGAAAACCTTTTCACACAAGAATCTTTCCTCAGGACTATGAGGAGAGGAATACATTCTTTAAAACTGTAGACCATGAAACAAGAGACTTGTTTTCAGGGAAATCTTTTATTAAATGCAGTAAGCCGTTTGCTGCCTGTGTCAAATGAGGAAACAtggttgtttttgctttcagatGAAGAAAGTCCCAGAAATGCTAGCCAACGCTAGCAGCAGGATGTCAGGCCACTGTGGGACCAACGCACACCTTGTTACCATGACGACTGCAGACGCCGCGTCTGTTTTAGCCATGTGGCTTGGTGGTGTTTGCTACACAGATATTATGGGCTGTCAATCATGCAGTGGTACCCGCCCCCCTGCCTTCCACATATAAAAGCAGTTAAAGTGGAACTCATCCAAACCAGCACTGGCCAGGTCCttctcccagaatgcacttgTGCTGTTGCTTTTCTTGCATTGGCTCTTTTTAAAGTGTCCTTTATatctaaaatataaatatttgtcCACTATTTCCTTCATTCTGTACATCAGCCATGAAAAGTTCATAATTCACAAATGAGAAATTTCGGTCTGGAATTTTTGCATTAAACATTTGTCACTGATCACTAAAGGCTAACGTTGAAACCTTGATCCTTAGTGAGGAGACATGGAGACAACAGTCCACACGGATTTCTCCAGGTGAAGTAGACGCTCCTACAGACAGACATGTCCATGTTCTGGGCCGGTATCAGCTCAGTCTGCTGTAAGAGGGCCTATTCCAACaatgctcctcttcctctctgctgagctgctctctgCCAAGAGCTGGTGAATCAAAAAGCCTgttgtcgccccctgctggacagagCACGCATCTGACTACAGTGTCTCCTGGTCAGGGGTTAGTCTGGATTCAACTCTGAAGGTCTCACCTTGCCAAGTGCTCACCAGCTCAGTGTCCCTGGGCTCGGATTGTGGAACCAGCATTTCCTGTCACACAAACGAAACATTCTGAACAAGAACTTCACTGAAGACCGATGAAATGTGAAGGTGCTCGTGTCTGAGAGACACGCAGGCACACATCTGTCAAGAGCTGCTGGACAATGTTGCTAATGTCTTCATATTGATGGGAGCAGAAGGATACTTTGCAACTTGCTTCTGGAAAAACTGGCTTACTTCTATCTTTTGATGCTTGTAACTTTAATATTGGGGGTCTATTGTGTTGTGTCTTCAGTGAGGGTTGGTGAACACTGATCTTGACAGTCTGGCCCTCATTAGCATAAAACATGCTGAGATAATTGAATAACATCTGAAAACCTCTGAAAATAAAACGGCAATGTTCAAATCTAGTCCTAAACTAGTCCTCCCTTTTCTCAGCTGCATCATCCTCAACAGTGATGGGATGGTAACTAAAGAGTGACTGAAGCAGAAAGGATGTAGTCCCTCACCAGTCCGATCCGGTTATTGTAGCAGAAGCGGTGAGGAAGACTCCTACAGCCCATGTACATGATGAGGCAGGACAGAGCCAGGCTGACGATGCAGCTCAGTAGGATGGTGGCATTGGCCCCTTTGACCATCCGGTGGAGCACAAAGGTCTAGACACAGACGGAGAAGgttgttgttaaaaaaaaaaggtttctagCAACAGTTCCTCTTCAGACTCCTCGGTATTTTTGTCAGTCTGTCAACAACGCAACTTTGATTTCTTGATTCTTCTAACATAACGAAGGAACAGGTCAGACCATTAAACTGTCATCAGTCATAAAAACAGACTATAATTCAAACAGGGTAAAGGGATACTTGTTATGCGTGTGATTATGATGCAAGGCTGGAAAAGTGCTGGTTGTGTTTAGCATTGTTACCACTTCACGACTGTTGTGATGGTGAAAGACTTCTTGATCTTCTTCTCCGTAGGTCAATGTCAGACAGGAGTAAGCCGAAATAAACAATGATGCTGTGCATgagagtccagctgctgccaccatcaCGATCACCTGCAGGAGAAAGTCAGCACAACAACCTGTGATGCAACATTATGAAAAGAGACACAACCTGAGTGCTGTCAGCTTGAGAGAGAGCACGCCGGACTGCACAGCTGCACAGAAATTTGTGTTCTAGCATGGAACCTATAGTTGTCACTAAATACGGTTCAAACcatttggtttggtttgtttcGGTTTGGTTTGGACAGACTACCTACGTGGCAGCCAAACAGGGAGGTGCGTGGCCTCCCTGTGTCCTAAATTGTGAAACTGTTCTTCAGTCCAAAACTATTGTTGTGTCTAATTCCCTTAAATCCAGGGCGTACAGACCCAGTCCTCCAGCTGGCATTTGTCTCCTACCAGGTAGACTATATGTTCTGCCTGCTGGGACACAAAATGTGGCTGGAGTGCAGAGCTCAAGGACTGGGTCTTGACAAGTTCTTTTATCCTGGGAAACTCACCAGCCAAATAGCTGTTTCATGATAGATACTTTCCTACATTTGTGGGCTCCATGAATGATGTGTCTCTGACAAGATTTTAAAACATGTTCTGTGTTAAAAAGACTCATCTGCAACATTGTATGACCACTGTGTTTACCGTGATTATCACTGACTAGCATTTGCTAATCAGGAAATAGCTTTCTAATATCCTCTGTTATCAGGATTTAACCCAAAGTCCAACAAAAAGTTAGTTCTGGTTCGTCACTATGGGCACTTACACTCTCAGGCTGAATAATCAATCAGGATTTTGTATTTTTTGCTGCTCATCCACACACTGAAGCAGCAGTTCAGCTCTTTGGTCAAGGACACTGCTGTATCATCTGGAGAGGAGAAGCGGAATGATCATGCTCACCAGAATTGAGTTTTTTCTTTGGGAGGCCAACAGTGCCAGAAGTCCAGGACAGGCCATAATCTGAGATAGACAAAGCTCATATTCACTGACAGACTTCTGCTTTCACAGAAAGGTGAGTTGCAAAATGAAACTGACACCAGACCTGTGTAGGTCTCTGAAGTGAAGAGTGTAAAGACACTACAGTCTGGGTCATTACCCTTACCTTTACCAGCAAGTAAAACATGTAATCAGACTTTTATgtccaaaataaatatttctcaCCAAGCTTCCCCACACCGGCGTCCTTGTGGTACTCAGCGGGGTGTCTTTGCGGAATATCGCATCCATAAACCCGCACACCAGGCAGAGGCCTGCACAGGCCACCTGGAGTACACCGAGGATAAGAGCGCTCTTCTGGCTGAAAATGAAATACCTGTAATTATCCATGTCCAGGGTTAAGCTCCACCCCTACCTAGATCTTCACTGTCTTCAGTGATCAAAACACCTGTTAAACACACCGAGTATCTAAAATGCAGTGGTCCGCTTTCTTAAAAATTCGCACTGACGGAAGAGAGCTGTTTATCTTCCGGGTGTCAGGGCGGTTGATCATTAACCAGataccagcagcaggtggatgaAGAACATAGGAGTATCTCATCTGACCTTTGGCTC
This genomic stretch from Takifugu flavidus isolate HTHZ2018 chromosome 9, ASM371156v2, whole genome shotgun sequence harbors:
- the zgc:113425 gene encoding uncharacterized protein zgc:113425, producing the protein MRYSYVLHPPAAGIWLMINRPDTRKINSSLPSVRIFKKADHCILDTRQKSALILGVLQVACAGLCLVCGFMDAIFRKDTPLSTTRTPVWGSLIMACPGLLALLASQRKNSILVIVMVAAAGLSCTASLFISAYSCLTLTYGEEDQEVFHHHNSREVTFVLHRMVKGANATILLSCIVSLALSCLIMYMGCRSLPHRFCYNNRIGLEMLVPQSEPRDTELVSTWQGGDNRLFDSPALGREQLSREEEEHCWNRPSYSRLS
- the rab33ba gene encoding RAB33B, member RAS oncogene family a encodes the protein MADSGSSGEFSASLTSSTLPPPRTRIFKIIVIGDSGVGKTCLTYRFCAGKFPEKTEATIGVDFRERLVEIDGEKIKIQLWDTAGQERFRKSMVQHYYRNVHAVVFVYDITNAASFRNLPAWIEECRQHALGNEVPRILVGNKCDLQDSVQVGTEVAQQFADTHSMPLFETSAKNSNILKDGSSRGSSDHVEAIFMTVAHKLRSQKPLVLSQPSDRAGGTVNLSSCGDSRGEGARSWGCSSC